Within the Arthrobacter sp. UKPF54-2 genome, the region CGCGATCGTCGCCGACACACCGAAGCAAGTGGCGTCCCTGCTCCCCTAGAGCGTGTGCCCGGGCGCGGGCTGCGGGTCCCTTTCCGTGCCTGCTACCCGGAAAGTGGCCGTTTCGGCAAATTTTCCCCGCCGGCGTTCAGCAGCTAGGGTCGATGACCATGGTTATGCACAGGTCCGAAGTTCCAGAAACGCCGGCCGGTCACCATGGGGGACTTCGACGCGGCACAGCGGTGGCGGCGCTCGGAGCGGTACTGGCTCTCACTGCAGGGGTTCCTGCCACCCAGGCGGCCTCGCCGACGCCCAGCCCGGACGCGCCGACGGGCTCGATCTCCGTCGGCATCGGCGACGTGATCGGCGGCCTGCTGGGATCCCAGTCCCCGTCTCCCACGCCTTCGCCGTCCTCCGGAAGCACCGCCCCCACCCGCAGCACGCCGCCGCCGACGTCCACGTCCACCGCGCCGGCTCCGTCGCAGACGCCCGAGCAGCGGGCATCGTCAACTCCCGCCGCGCCCGGGACGCTGGCCCCGCAGCCGGTCCCGGCGTCGCCGCTGCCGGTAGGCGGCCAGGCCCCCGGCAGCCAGCAGGCGCCGGTCCAGGGACCTGCCCCGGATGCCCCTGCCGCAGAAGCCCCCGCCGCAGCCGCCCCGGACAGCGCGGCCGGCACCGCGGCCGGCACGCCGTCGGCCACCTCAAGCGGCACCCCCCAGTCCGCCACCACCATGTCCGCCGCCAAAGCCGCAGCGCCCTCGGCGACCGCATCCTCCGGTGACAAGATGCAGGCCGCCTCCGCCGTCGAACCGTCCGGGCCCTCCGCCCTGGTGGGATGGGGGATTTGCCTGGTGGCGGTGTCCCTGGGCGCCGGCGCCGTGGCCCTGCGGATGCGCCGGATCTAGGCCGGCCGCCGCCGAGGCGTCCCGCGGCTCCGGGCACGCCCGGAGCCGCCCGCTGTGAAATTGAGCACTTCTACGCCCTGTAGAAGTGCTCTGTTTCGACTTAGCTCCGGGGAGGGGGCAGACTGGTATCCATGAGCCACACTTCTGCCGAATCTGTCACTAAAACCGGAACAGCAGCCGAGGAATCCACCGAGCAGTTTTTCACGCTCTGGACGGTCTTCAAGCGCTCCGCCGACGTCCTGCGCAGCGGCGACGCCGCCGAGGACTTCGAAGCCCTCCTGGGGCGGCTGGCCGGGGACGGCGTCGTCCACCGCGGCAGCTACGACGTCTCCGCGATGCGGGCAGACGCGGACATCATGATGTGGCTGCACGGCCCGCAGCCCGAGGCGCTGCAGCGGGCCGTGCGCGACATCCGCCGCAGCAAGCTCTTCACCGGCACCGAGATCGCCTGGTCCGCCATGGGTGTGCACCGTGAGGCGGAATTCGCCAAGAACCACACCCCAGCGTTCTCCCGCGGTGTGGAACCGGCAGAGTGGCTCTGCGTCTACCCGTTTGTGCGCTCCTACGAGTGGTATCTGCTGCCGGAAGCCGAACGCGGCGCGATGCTCCGCGACCACGGCCTGCTCGGCCGCGACTTCCCGCAGGTCATCTCCAACACCGTGTCCTCCTTCGCCCTCGGCGACTGGGAATGGATCCTGGGCCTCGAAGCTCCGGAACTCGTGGATCTCGTGGACCTGATGCGCCACCTGCGCGCCACCGAGGCCCGCCACCATGTCCGGGAGGAAATCCCCTTCTACACCGGCCGCCGCGTCAGCGCCGTCGAAATCGCCGAGGTGCTCGCATGAGCCCGCTCGATCCGCAGGAAGGTGCCCTCACCGCCGTGAATCCCGTCACCGAAGCCGGCCGCATGGCCCCCAAGGAGTACGACGCCGTACTCCTCGCCTCCTTCGGCGGCCCCGAGGGCCAGGACGACGTCATCCCGTTCCTGCGCAACGTCACCCGCGGCCGGGGCATCCCGGACGAACGGCTCGAAGAGGTCTCGCACCACTACCGCGCCAACGGCGGCATCAGCCCGATCAACGCCCAGAACCGCGCGCTCAAGGCGGCCATGGAGGCCGAGCTCGCCGCCCGCGGGATCGACCTGCCGGTCTTCTGGGGCAACCGCAACTGGGACCCCTACATCCCGCAGACCCTGCAGGAGATTTACGACGCCGGGCACCGCAAGGTCCTGATGATCACCACCAGCGCCTACTCCTGCTACTCCAGCTGCCGGCAGTACCGCGAGGACATCGGCATGGCGCTGACCGAGACCGGGCTGGACGGCAAACTCGAAGTGGACAAGGTCCGCCAGTACTTCGACCACCCGGGTTTCGTGGAGCCGTTCGTTGAGGGCACCGCCGCCGGCCTCGCCGACGTCCGCGCCCAGCTGGCCGCGGCCGGAACTCCGGACGCCCCGGTCCACATCCTGTTCGCCACCCACTCCATCCCCACCCGCGACGCCAAGGCAGCCGGCCGCTCCGAGTCCGAACCGCGCCAGTTCGAGGAAGACTCCGCCTACGTGGCCCAGCACCTCGCGACCGGCACCGAGGTCATCCGCCGGGTCGAAGCCGAGTCCGGCGACACCGCCCCGTGGTCCCTCGTCTACCAGTCCCGTTCCGGCGCCCCGCATGTGCCGTGGCTGGAACCCGACATCAACGATGCCATCGAGGAACTCGCCGGCCAAGGCGTCAAGGGCGTCGTGATCGTGCCGCTGGGCTTCGTCAGCGACCACATGGAAGTGGTCTGGGACCTCGACACCGAGGCCCTCGAAACCTGCGGCAAGCTTGGGGTGGCGGCCACCCGCGTGCCCACGCCCGGGACGCACCGGAAGTTCGTCGCCGGCATCGTGGACCTGATCAGCGAGCGGACCGCCGCCAACAACATCGCCGACCGGCCGCACCTGACCAAACTCGGCCCCTGGTACGACGTCTGCCGGCCCGGCTGCTGCGCCAACTTCCGCGGCGAAAAGCCCACCATCGCCGGCGCCGACACAAGCGTCGGCACGGGCCACGACCCCTACCCGGCCGCGCTGTGACCGTCCGGATCGGCACCCGGGCCAGTAAGCTCGCCCTGACCCAGACCCAGCAGACCGCGGACCAGCTGGCCGCCGTCGGCGGATTCCCGGTGGACCTCGTGCACATCCGGACCGACGGCGACGTCCTGACAGGTTCGCTCTCACAGATGGGCGGCACCGGCGTCTTTGTGGCCGCGCTGCGTGACGCGCTGCTGCAGGACGCGTGCGACGTCGCGGTCCACTCGCTCAAGGACCTGCCCACCGGCCCGGCCCTGGGCCTGACGCTCGCGGCGACGCCTAAGCGCGTCGACGTCCGCGACGTGCTCTGCGCCCGCGACGGGCTCACCCTCGACGGACTGCCCGCCGGCGCCACCGTGGGAACGGGATCCCCGCGGCGGGCCGCGCAGCTGCGGGCCGCCCGCCCCGACCTGGACATCCGGGACATCCGCGGCAACGTGGACACCCGGCTGGGCCGGGTGCCCGGCCTGCCGGGCAACAGCACCGATGCCGTGGTGGAGGGCAAGTCCTGCGACCTCGACGCCGTGGTCCTCGCCGCCGCCGGACTGCACCGGATCGGCCGGCTCGACGCCGTTAGCGAGTACCTCGAGACGGCCGTGATGCTCCCCGCCGCCGGGCAGGGATCCCTCGCAATCGAATGCCGCACCGCCGACGCCCCCCGCAAGGCAGGGTCCACCGAGGGCTCCCAGGGTGTGCTCGCCCAGGCCCTCGCGGCCCTGGACGATCCGGACACCCGGCTGGCCGTCACGGCCGAACGGGCGCTCCTGGCCCGGCTGGAGGCGGGCTGTGCCGCCCCGGTGGGCGCCTACGCCCACCGCAAGGGCAGCCTGCTGCATCTCGAGGCCGTGGTCTGCGCCGTGGACGGCACCGCGACGGTCCGGGACACCAAAGCTACCGACGGGCTGACCGACGTCGGCGCCACCCTGCTGGGCATCGAGCTGGCCGAGGCCCTGCTGGCCGCCGGCGCCGCCGACATCGCCGACCTGGCCGCCTCCTGAGCCGGACGGATTCCGCTCTGATGGGACGCCGCAGCGCCAATGCCCGGCCGGACGGGAACGGGCCAAGGGTGCTTGAAGGTGCCCGGGTCCTGGTCACCCGGAGCCCGGACCGGGCCGGCGCGCTGGTGTCCGCGCTGCGCGGCACCGGCG harbors:
- the hemQ gene encoding hydrogen peroxide-dependent heme synthase → MSHTSAESVTKTGTAAEESTEQFFTLWTVFKRSADVLRSGDAAEDFEALLGRLAGDGVVHRGSYDVSAMRADADIMMWLHGPQPEALQRAVRDIRRSKLFTGTEIAWSAMGVHREAEFAKNHTPAFSRGVEPAEWLCVYPFVRSYEWYLLPEAERGAMLRDHGLLGRDFPQVISNTVSSFALGDWEWILGLEAPELVDLVDLMRHLRATEARHHVREEIPFYTGRRVSAVEIAEVLA
- a CDS encoding ferrochelatase — its product is MSPLDPQEGALTAVNPVTEAGRMAPKEYDAVLLASFGGPEGQDDVIPFLRNVTRGRGIPDERLEEVSHHYRANGGISPINAQNRALKAAMEAELAARGIDLPVFWGNRNWDPYIPQTLQEIYDAGHRKVLMITTSAYSCYSSCRQYREDIGMALTETGLDGKLEVDKVRQYFDHPGFVEPFVEGTAAGLADVRAQLAAAGTPDAPVHILFATHSIPTRDAKAAGRSESEPRQFEEDSAYVAQHLATGTEVIRRVEAESGDTAPWSLVYQSRSGAPHVPWLEPDINDAIEELAGQGVKGVVIVPLGFVSDHMEVVWDLDTEALETCGKLGVAATRVPTPGTHRKFVAGIVDLISERTAANNIADRPHLTKLGPWYDVCRPGCCANFRGEKPTIAGADTSVGTGHDPYPAAL
- the hemC gene encoding hydroxymethylbilane synthase, which produces MTVRIGTRASKLALTQTQQTADQLAAVGGFPVDLVHIRTDGDVLTGSLSQMGGTGVFVAALRDALLQDACDVAVHSLKDLPTGPALGLTLAATPKRVDVRDVLCARDGLTLDGLPAGATVGTGSPRRAAQLRAARPDLDIRDIRGNVDTRLGRVPGLPGNSTDAVVEGKSCDLDAVVLAAAGLHRIGRLDAVSEYLETAVMLPAAGQGSLAIECRTADAPRKAGSTEGSQGVLAQALAALDDPDTRLAVTAERALLARLEAGCAAPVGAYAHRKGSLLHLEAVVCAVDGTATVRDTKATDGLTDVGATLLGIELAEALLAAGAADIADLAAS